One window from the genome of Thermus sediminis encodes:
- a CDS encoding LutC/YkgG family protein produces MDARGRILSRVRRALGERPKAELPGPLHPSPIPDPVGLFLRRLGENGGEGHLVRREEARAFLEALAQGLPGVALGKTLPQDLRPPLPELPPEEAPLGVSQALFAVAETGTVALSSEEGRRVHLLPPTHLVFVEAERVYGTLLEALAALEDLPPALGLHSGPSKSADIGQVMVKGVHGPGRLLVAVLT; encoded by the coding sequence GTGGACGCTAGGGGCCGCATCCTCTCCCGGGTGAGGCGGGCCCTAGGGGAGCGCCCCAAGGCGGAGCTCCCAGGCCCTCTCCACCCGAGCCCCATCCCCGATCCCGTGGGGCTTTTCCTGAGGCGCCTTGGGGAAAACGGGGGGGAGGGGCACCTGGTCCGGCGGGAGGAGGCCCGGGCCTTCCTGGAGGCCCTGGCCCAGGGCCTCCCCGGGGTGGCCTTGGGGAAGACCCTCCCCCAGGACCTTAGGCCCCCCCTCCCCGAGCTCCCCCCGGAGGAGGCCCCCCTGGGGGTGTCCCAGGCCCTCTTCGCCGTGGCGGAGACGGGCACGGTGGCCCTCTCCTCCGAGGAGGGGAGAAGGGTCCACCTTCTCCCCCCCACCCACCTGGTCTTCGTGGAAGCGGAGAGGGTATACGGGACCCTCCTCGAGGCCCTGGCCGCCCTGGAGGACCTCCCCCCCGCCCTAGGCCTCCACTCCGGCCCCTCCAAGAGCGCGGACATCGGCCAGGTGATGGTGAAGGGGGTCCACGGGCCGGGGAGGCTTTTGGTGGCGGTCCTCACCTGA
- the lepB gene encoding signal peptidase I, with the protein MKAFWTYLFKEWFRQVGEALLVAFLVTTFIFTTVGVVGQSMFPTLGNGERVLVPKWETWPVRFGLREWRRGEIAILKPPEGTPHATARFPVLGFSFRAFFIKRIVAVPGDEVYVERGVVFVNGVPLPETHITDRLNPWPDSFPGVCYRDGRMTRILTQQGDFPIEFLPAYLRPLKEMLLPPSEGVLQRSRLEEACEVGRIRLKEGYYFVMGDNRTLGGSEDSRTFGPVPKEAIAGRASYVWWPIFVRDGNGLRLNLRRVSPPEVYQVR; encoded by the coding sequence ATGAAGGCGTTTTGGACCTATCTCTTCAAGGAGTGGTTCCGGCAGGTGGGAGAGGCCCTTCTGGTGGCCTTTTTGGTCACCACCTTCATCTTCACCACCGTGGGGGTGGTGGGGCAGAGCATGTTCCCCACCCTAGGGAACGGGGAGCGGGTCCTGGTGCCCAAGTGGGAGACCTGGCCCGTCCGCTTTGGCCTCAGGGAGTGGCGGCGGGGGGAGATCGCCATCCTGAAGCCCCCGGAGGGCACCCCCCACGCCACCGCCCGCTTTCCCGTCCTGGGCTTCTCTTTCCGTGCCTTCTTCATCAAGCGCATCGTGGCCGTCCCCGGGGACGAGGTCTACGTGGAAAGGGGGGTGGTCTTCGTGAACGGGGTGCCCCTGCCGGAGACCCACATCACTGACCGCCTCAACCCCTGGCCCGACTCCTTCCCCGGGGTCTGCTACCGGGACGGGCGCATGACCCGGATCCTCACCCAGCAGGGGGACTTCCCCATAGAGTTCCTCCCCGCCTACCTCAGGCCCCTCAAGGAGATGCTCCTTCCCCCTTCGGAAGGGGTCTTGCAGAGGAGCCGCCTGGAGGAGGCCTGCGAGGTGGGGCGGATCCGCCTCAAGGAGGGGTACTACTTCGTCATGGGGGATAACCGCACCCTGGGGGGCTCGGAGGATTCCCGCACCTTCGGCCCCGTGCCCAAAGAGGCCATCGCCGGCCGGGCCAGCTACGTCTGGTGGCCCATCTTCGTCCGCGATGGGAACGGCCTTCGCCTCAACCTGAGGCGGGTTTCCCCTCCCGAGGTGTACCAGGTCAGGTGA
- a CDS encoding patatin-like phospholipase family protein: protein MRGLALSGGGARGLAHIGALEVFLEAGLDFQVVAGTSMGAIVGALFAAGKSPKEMLEVARKTPWLGLLGFSPQEGIFSRKKLKDFLAEHLPPSFEDLKRPLAVTAVDVVSGRLVFLTQGDLPAAVLASAAYPGLLAPVEREGRFLFDGGVLDSLPVDAARFLGATEVYAVDVTPERTVGEVPRGLLALARRAVDLMQFHLTSVRLTLYAPEVYVRPPLQGVGLEDFRRLEEIVEAGRGAARLALADKAGAL from the coding sequence GTGCGGGGCTTGGCGCTTTCCGGAGGTGGGGCCAGGGGGCTCGCCCACATCGGGGCCCTCGAGGTCTTCCTGGAGGCTGGGCTGGACTTCCAGGTGGTGGCGGGCACCAGCATGGGGGCCATCGTGGGCGCCCTCTTCGCCGCGGGCAAGTCCCCCAAGGAGATGCTGGAGGTGGCCCGCAAGACCCCTTGGCTAGGGCTTTTGGGCTTCTCCCCCCAGGAGGGAATCTTCTCCCGGAAGAAGCTAAAGGACTTCCTGGCGGAGCACCTGCCCCCAAGCTTTGAGGACCTGAAGCGGCCCCTGGCGGTAACTGCGGTGGACGTGGTCTCAGGGCGCCTCGTCTTCCTCACCCAAGGGGATTTGCCCGCCGCCGTCCTGGCCTCCGCCGCCTATCCCGGCCTCCTGGCCCCGGTGGAGCGGGAGGGGCGGTTTCTCTTTGACGGGGGAGTGCTGGACAGCCTGCCCGTGGACGCGGCCCGCTTCCTGGGGGCCACGGAGGTCTATGCTGTGGACGTGACGCCGGAGCGGACGGTGGGGGAGGTCCCGAGGGGCCTTCTGGCCCTGGCCCGGCGGGCGGTGGACCTCATGCAGTTCCACCTCACCTCCGTGCGCCTCACCCTGTACGCCCCCGAGGTGTACGTGCGCCCCCCCCTCCAGGGGGTGGGCCTGGAGGACTTCCGCCGCCTCGAGGAGATCGTGGAGGCGGGAAGGGGGGCGGCGAGGCTGGCCCTTGCGGATAAGGCGGGAGCGTTATGA
- a CDS encoding serine/threonine-protein kinase, with the protein MGAVSLAGKTLLERYRVVRPLGQGALATVYLAFDPFGTPYALKVFPQGAEARRNREFWVGKRLDHPNLNPVLERLDLEEGPALLLAYAPGEEMGRWMARKPGRPRALEVFRQLLLALSHMHEKGLVHRDVKPENIIVAGTAEARLVDFDLSGPALEAFRKPLRVGTLPYLAPEQVLGKSPGPEADVYAAGIILYWILSGEHPFVGAPEEVLLGHLQGAIPPLPGLMGGEKDYLERLLAKRPEERYQSALEALRAFPF; encoded by the coding sequence GTGGGGGCGGTGAGCCTGGCGGGGAAGACCCTCCTAGAGCGCTACCGGGTGGTGCGCCCCCTGGGCCAGGGAGCCCTGGCCACGGTCTACCTGGCCTTTGACCCCTTCGGCACCCCCTACGCCCTCAAGGTCTTCCCCCAAGGGGCCGAGGCCCGGCGGAACCGGGAGTTCTGGGTGGGGAAGCGCCTGGACCACCCCAACCTCAACCCCGTCCTGGAGAGGCTGGACCTGGAGGAGGGGCCCGCCCTCCTCCTGGCCTACGCCCCCGGGGAGGAGATGGGGCGGTGGATGGCCCGGAAGCCCGGGAGGCCCCGGGCCCTAGAGGTCTTCCGCCAGCTCCTCCTGGCCTTAAGCCACATGCACGAGAAGGGCCTGGTCCACCGGGACGTGAAGCCGGAGAACATCATCGTGGCGGGCACGGCCGAGGCCCGCCTGGTGGACTTTGACCTCTCGGGACCGGCGCTCGAGGCCTTCCGGAAGCCCCTAAGGGTGGGCACCCTCCCCTACCTGGCCCCGGAGCAGGTCCTGGGGAAAAGCCCCGGCCCCGAGGCGGACGTCTACGCCGCCGGGATCATCCTCTACTGGATCCTCTCCGGGGAGCACCCCTTCGTGGGGGCCCCGGAGGAGGTCCTCCTGGGCCACCTCCAAGGGGCCATCCCCCCCCTCCCCGGGCTGATGGGGGGAGAGAAGGACTACCTGGAACGCCTCCTAGCCAAGCGTCCGGAGGAACGCTACCAAAGCGCCTTAGAGGCCTTGCGGGCCTTTCCCTTCTAG
- a CDS encoding N-acetylmuramoyl-L-alanine amidase: protein MRWLLCLAWVWSLALAFPRVGVHEGFTRLVFDLPSPQVDYRLEEGEGLLTLSFPGLSVPARDLVVNSPEVASVQVVPEGRGVRVLVRLKGAVEVTTRRFGDPERLVLDLSLRREAPARPQAPSGAPPQTRPPNPRRPVVLLDPGHGGVDPGMVGYVVEKEVVLDVALRLKSLLEREGVEVRLTRDRDTHLSRDKRTDLFLRSQMADSSQVNLFVSIHVNASPTRTARGVEVFYFGRAQDPRVLAQVIRENGGGEVGRRLTEEARSAAERILSDVVAQANQRFSQRLAETLGHHLSQATGSPYRGSFPGDFFVLRYARVPAVLVEIGFGDHPVEGRRLQESAYRDRVAQGLLSGVLTFLSNGAFSR, encoded by the coding sequence ATGCGGTGGCTCTTATGCCTCGCCTGGGTATGGAGCTTGGCCTTGGCCTTCCCAAGGGTGGGGGTGCACGAGGGCTTCACCCGCCTGGTCTTTGACCTGCCCTCCCCCCAGGTGGACTACCGCCTCGAGGAGGGGGAAGGCCTCCTCACCCTCTCCTTTCCCGGGCTTTCTGTCCCTGCCAGGGACCTGGTGGTCAACTCCCCCGAGGTGGCCTCGGTCCAGGTGGTGCCCGAGGGGAGGGGCGTGCGGGTCCTGGTGCGCCTCAAGGGAGCGGTGGAGGTCACCACCCGCCGCTTTGGCGACCCCGAGCGCCTAGTCTTGGACCTGAGCCTAAGGAGGGAGGCCCCGGCGAGGCCCCAGGCTCCTAGCGGGGCTCCTCCCCAGACCCGCCCTCCCAACCCCAGGAGGCCCGTGGTCCTCCTGGACCCTGGCCACGGGGGGGTTGACCCGGGGATGGTGGGGTACGTGGTGGAGAAGGAGGTGGTCCTGGACGTGGCCCTCCGCTTGAAGTCCCTTTTGGAGCGGGAAGGGGTGGAGGTCCGCCTCACCCGGGACCGGGACACCCACCTCTCCCGGGACAAGCGCACGGACCTCTTCCTGCGCTCCCAGATGGCCGACAGCTCCCAGGTGAACCTCTTCGTCTCCATCCATGTGAACGCCTCCCCCACCCGCACCGCCCGGGGGGTGGAGGTCTTCTACTTTGGCCGGGCCCAGGACCCCCGGGTCTTGGCCCAGGTGATCCGGGAAAACGGCGGAGGGGAGGTGGGCCGCCGCCTCACCGAGGAGGCCAGGAGCGCAGCGGAGAGGATCCTCTCCGACGTGGTGGCCCAGGCCAACCAGCGCTTCAGCCAGCGCCTGGCGGAAACCCTGGGGCACCACCTCTCCCAGGCCACGGGAAGCCCCTATAGGGGAAGCTTCCCCGGCGACTTCTTCGTCCTCCGCTACGCCAGGGTGCCCGCCGTCTTGGTGGAGATCGGCTTCGGGGATCACCCGGTGGAGGGAAGGCGGCTCCAGGAGTCCGCCTACCGGGACAGGGTGGCCCAGGGGCTTCTTTCCGGGGTCCTCACCTTCCTCTCCAACGGGGCCTTTTCCCGCTAG
- a CDS encoding OsmC family protein has translation MTKKVVVYNLVGHRFLGVSEQGDKVMIDGDQPAAGPRPMELLLMALGACTAYDVVDIMAKKKQPLARYRVEVEGVRAETHPRRYTQITVTHIASGPGVTLEALERAVHLSHTKYCSVSASLNAEITTRVVLEPWEEEA, from the coding sequence ATGACGAAGAAGGTGGTGGTCTACAACCTGGTGGGGCACCGCTTCCTGGGGGTAAGCGAGCAGGGGGACAAGGTGATGATTGACGGGGACCAGCCCGCCGCCGGGCCCCGCCCCATGGAGCTCCTCCTCATGGCCCTGGGGGCCTGCACCGCCTACGATGTGGTGGACATCATGGCCAAGAAGAAGCAGCCCCTGGCCCGCTACCGGGTAGAGGTGGAGGGGGTGCGGGCGGAAACCCACCCCCGGCGCTACACCCAGATCACCGTGACCCACATCGCCTCGGGGCCCGGGGTGACCCTCGAGGCCCTGGAGAGGGCCGTCCACCTCTCCCACACCAAGTACTGCTCCGTCTCCGCCAGCCTCAACGCCGAGATCACCACCCGGGTGGTCCTGGAGCCCTGGGAGGAAGAGGCCTGA
- a CDS encoding type III pantothenate kinase, with protein MLLAVDIGNTSTALGLFEGERLIAHFRIHTDRMRMESEYRVLLKNLFTLEGLPPPTSAILSSVVPPVEREMGRAIEGLFGVQARVVDAEATGLVVAIENPKEAGADRLVNAVGALAYPSPTGRYIVVDFGTATTFDLVEAPNRYLGGAITIGPQTAADALAQRTAKLPRIDLVPPKGVVGKNTLEALRSGLVLGYAALVEGMVRRFKEEAGEALVIATGGFAETLRPICPSFDLVDEDLTLRGLLRIHLARG; from the coding sequence ATGCTCCTGGCGGTGGACATCGGCAACACCTCCACCGCCTTGGGCCTCTTTGAGGGGGAGAGGCTCATCGCCCACTTCCGCATCCACACCGACCGGATGCGGATGGAAAGCGAGTATAGGGTCCTCCTCAAAAACCTCTTCACCCTGGAAGGCCTCCCCCCGCCCACGTCCGCCATCCTCTCCAGCGTGGTCCCCCCGGTGGAGCGGGAAATGGGGCGGGCCATTGAGGGGCTTTTCGGGGTCCAGGCCCGGGTCGTGGACGCCGAGGCCACGGGGCTTGTGGTGGCCATAGAAAACCCCAAGGAGGCGGGGGCAGACCGCCTGGTGAACGCCGTGGGGGCCCTGGCCTACCCTAGCCCCACGGGCCGCTACATCGTGGTGGACTTCGGCACCGCCACCACCTTTGACCTGGTGGAGGCCCCAAACCGCTACCTGGGCGGGGCCATCACCATCGGCCCTCAGACGGCGGCGGACGCCCTGGCCCAGCGCACGGCCAAGCTCCCCCGCATTGACCTGGTCCCTCCCAAGGGGGTGGTGGGGAAGAACACCCTCGAGGCCCTCCGCTCGGGCCTGGTCCTGGGCTACGCCGCCTTAGTGGAGGGGATGGTGCGCCGCTTCAAGGAGGAGGCGGGGGAGGCCCTGGTCATCGCCACCGGTGGGTTCGCCGAGACCCTAAGGCCCATCTGCCCCTCCTTTGACCTGGTGGACGAGGACCTGACCCTTAGGGGCCTCCTCCGCATTCATCTGGCGCGAGGGTGA
- a CDS encoding HD-GYP domain-containing protein: MALKRLELPPSRVLFLVLSAFLAFLALEGFLLWAYRDVPLRLGFLELLFWGGLMLWSVQVRVRLPLSASMSQFFIFALTLVVLTPPWIAPLLSFFFQWNRKVWYKDLFNRLQNGLATALAALAWHFFQQNPVYMGPWNLSAGVGIAAAALAFFVVNTTLVTTAIHLANKVSWRQAWGKNIKWLALSYLLLSPIALLLARAYETPLLGNWGGWTVLFFLIPLYYSRFYWDEKVRLEEAYEATLETLMHALEAKDPQTRLHSERVAEIARDLAKKVKNGDEAYAQAVYRAARLHDIGKIAIPEFVLLKPGSLTPEERQAIERHPEFGAEMLKPGAKIAFEPLVYNVVLHHHERWDGRGYPRRLAGHEIPEEARIVVLADAYEAMTAGRPYRRAKTPEEALREMQELSGLQFDPRLVEAFAELWQEDPIWRDREAYLKAKAKKEGSVSRFILPPLSSPWASPSPSEPGPRTSEE, from the coding sequence ATGGCCCTCAAGCGCTTGGAGCTTCCTCCCTCCAGGGTACTTTTTTTAGTCCTCTCAGCCTTCCTGGCCTTCTTGGCCCTGGAGGGCTTCTTGCTCTGGGCGTATCGGGATGTCCCCCTCCGCTTGGGCTTTCTGGAGCTCCTCTTTTGGGGTGGGCTCATGCTTTGGAGCGTGCAGGTCCGGGTGCGCCTTCCCCTAAGCGCCAGCATGAGCCAATTCTTTATCTTCGCCCTGACCCTAGTCGTTTTAACACCCCCCTGGATAGCCCCTCTCTTGAGTTTTTTCTTTCAATGGAACCGAAAGGTCTGGTATAAAGACCTCTTCAATCGCCTCCAGAACGGCCTGGCCACCGCCTTGGCGGCCCTGGCTTGGCACTTCTTCCAGCAGAACCCCGTCTACATGGGCCCCTGGAACCTGTCCGCGGGGGTGGGCATCGCCGCCGCCGCCTTAGCTTTCTTTGTAGTGAATACCACCTTGGTAACCACCGCCATTCACCTAGCAAACAAAGTTTCCTGGCGCCAAGCATGGGGGAAAAACATCAAGTGGCTCGCTCTAAGCTACCTCCTCCTCTCCCCCATTGCCCTCCTCCTAGCCCGGGCCTATGAGACCCCCCTCCTGGGCAACTGGGGCGGGTGGACGGTGCTCTTCTTCCTCATCCCCCTCTACTACAGCCGCTTCTACTGGGACGAGAAGGTGCGCCTGGAGGAGGCCTACGAGGCCACCTTGGAAACCCTGATGCACGCCCTCGAGGCCAAGGACCCCCAGACCCGCCTCCACTCCGAGCGCGTGGCCGAGATCGCCCGGGACCTGGCCAAGAAGGTGAAGAACGGGGACGAGGCCTACGCCCAGGCCGTCTACCGGGCAGCCCGCCTCCACGACATCGGCAAGATCGCCATCCCTGAGTTCGTCCTGCTGAAGCCCGGCTCCCTCACCCCCGAGGAGCGCCAGGCCATAGAGAGGCACCCCGAGTTTGGGGCGGAGATGCTGAAGCCCGGGGCCAAGATCGCCTTCGAGCCCCTGGTCTACAACGTCGTCCTCCACCACCACGAGCGCTGGGACGGCCGGGGCTACCCCAGGAGGCTCGCCGGGCACGAGATCCCCGAGGAGGCCCGCATCGTGGTCCTGGCCGACGCCTACGAGGCCATGACCGCAGGCCGTCCCTACCGAAGGGCCAAGACCCCGGAGGAGGCCTTAAGGGAGATGCAGGAGCTTTCCGGCCTCCAGTTTGACCCCCGCCTGGTGGAGGCCTTCGCTGAGCTTTGGCAGGAAGACCCCATCTGGCGCGACCGGGAGGCCTACCTCAAGGCCAAGGCAAAGAAGGAGGGATCCGTATCACGCTTTATCTTGCCGCCGCTCTCTTCGCCCTGGGCCTCGCCCTCGCCCTCGGAGCCCGGCCCAAGGACCTCGGAGGAATAG
- a CDS encoding DUF5317 domain-containing protein translates to MAYGTYRGLFQPQWAGPLAKGLVLLLVGYGLYQNRHLKSLHLVLLGLLLNALVIFANGGHMPVSLAALERAGLGELEDFLRERRDAVHTLMDETTRLPFLGDVIPLPPLQKAISPGDILILLGIMGVVVEGALRAGGFRLPLRLAALRVLGYLLLVLLLLAWRG, encoded by the coding sequence CTGGCCTACGGCACCTACCGGGGCCTTTTCCAGCCCCAATGGGCGGGCCCCTTGGCCAAAGGGCTGGTCCTCCTCCTGGTGGGCTACGGCCTTTACCAAAACCGCCACCTCAAAAGCCTCCACCTGGTCCTCTTGGGGCTTCTCCTGAACGCCTTGGTCATCTTCGCCAACGGGGGGCACATGCCCGTAAGCCTGGCCGCCCTGGAGAGGGCAGGCCTGGGCGAGCTGGAGGACTTCCTGAGGGAACGGAGGGATGCGGTCCACACCCTCATGGACGAGACCACCCGCCTCCCCTTCCTGGGGGACGTGATCCCCCTGCCTCCCCTGCAGAAGGCCATCAGCCCGGGAGATATTCTCATCCTCCTCGGCATCATGGGGGTGGTGGTGGAGGGAGCCTTGAGGGCCGGGGGCTTTCGCCTCCCCCTCCGCCTGGCCGCCCTAAGGGTCTTGGGCTACCTCCTTTTGGTGCTCCTCCTCCTCGCCTGGCGGGGCTAG
- a CDS encoding homoisocitrate dehydrogenase — protein sequence MAYRICLIEGDGIGHEVVPAARKVLEATGLPLEFVEAEAGWETFERRGVSVPEETVEKILSCHATLFGAATSPTRKVPGFFGAIRYLRRRLNLYANVRPAKSRPIPQSRPGVDLVIVRENTEGLYVEQERRYLDVAIADAVISKRASERIGRVALKIAESRPRKTLHIAHKANVLPVTQGLFLDTVREVARDFSLVNVQDIIVDNCAMQLVMRPERFDVIVTTNLLGDILSDLTAGLVGGLGLAPSANIGDSTAVFEPVHGSAPDIAGQGIANPTAAILSATMMLEYLGEKEAAKRVERAVELVLERGPRTPDLGGNATTEAFTQKVVEALKTL from the coding sequence ATGGCGTACCGCATCTGCTTGATTGAGGGGGACGGGATCGGCCACGAGGTGGTGCCCGCGGCCAGGAAGGTCTTGGAGGCCACCGGCCTTCCCCTGGAGTTTGTGGAGGCCGAGGCGGGCTGGGAGACCTTTGAGCGAAGAGGGGTCTCGGTCCCAGAAGAAACGGTGGAAAAAATCCTCTCCTGCCACGCTACCCTCTTCGGGGCCGCCACCAGCCCCACCCGCAAGGTGCCGGGCTTCTTTGGGGCCATCCGCTACCTGAGGCGCAGGCTGAACCTCTACGCCAACGTGCGCCCCGCCAAGAGCCGCCCCATACCCCAAAGCCGCCCCGGGGTGGACCTCGTCATCGTCCGGGAGAACACCGAGGGGCTTTACGTGGAGCAGGAGAGGCGCTACCTGGACGTGGCCATCGCCGACGCCGTCATCTCCAAAAGGGCCAGCGAGCGCATCGGGCGCGTAGCCTTGAAGATCGCGGAAAGCCGACCCCGGAAGACCCTCCACATCGCCCACAAGGCCAACGTCCTCCCCGTGACCCAGGGGCTTTTCCTGGATACGGTCAGGGAAGTAGCCAGGGACTTCTCCTTGGTCAATGTGCAGGACATCATCGTGGACAACTGCGCCATGCAGCTCGTGATGCGTCCCGAGCGCTTTGACGTCATCGTCACCACCAACCTCCTAGGGGACATCCTCTCCGACCTCACCGCCGGGTTGGTGGGGGGCTTAGGCCTCGCCCCCTCCGCCAACATCGGGGACAGCACCGCGGTCTTTGAGCCCGTGCACGGCTCGGCCCCGGACATCGCCGGCCAGGGCATCGCCAATCCCACGGCCGCCATCCTCTCCGCCACCATGATGCTGGAGTACTTGGGGGAAAAAGAAGCGGCCAAAAGGGTGGAGCGGGCGGTGGAGCTAGTCCTGGAAAGGGGCCCCCGCACCCCGGACCTGGGGGGCAACGCCACCACGGAGGCCTTCACCCAAAAGGTGGTGGAGGCGCTGAAAACCCTCTAG
- the pilM gene encoding type IV pilus assembly protein PilM, translating into MLSGFRKLFKPRVEALGLEIGAGSLKLVELSGYPPTLKALATRPMPPGTLVEGVVAEPASLAQEIRELLAEARTRKRYVVSAVPNPSVILRTLQVPKMPQKEMEEAVRWEAERYIPFPIDEVVLDFAPLDPLAEVPEGEQVEVMVAAARQEAVASLIEALRGAGLIPVVLDVKPFAGLYPLEGELIRDPEGVAVAIEIGAESTSLVLSKGDRPLAVRVLTLSGKDFTEAIGKSFGLDHLSAEEVKRTYGLATIPTEDEELLLDFDVERERYSPARIYDAIRPVLVELTQEIRRSLEFFRVQLGEVQPEVGYLFGGGSRLRGLATLLTDTLGVNFVTPNPWEGIQVDPRRFDLERLKELGPELVVPVGLALRGVGPLD; encoded by the coding sequence GTGCTCTCGGGCTTCAGAAAGCTATTCAAACCCCGGGTGGAGGCCTTGGGACTGGAGATCGGCGCCGGCAGCCTAAAGCTGGTGGAGCTCTCCGGTTACCCGCCCACGCTGAAGGCCCTGGCCACCCGGCCCATGCCCCCGGGAACCCTGGTGGAAGGGGTGGTGGCGGAACCCGCCAGCCTGGCCCAGGAGATCCGGGAACTCCTGGCTGAGGCCCGCACCCGGAAGCGGTACGTGGTCTCTGCCGTCCCCAACCCCAGCGTCATCCTGCGGACCCTCCAGGTCCCCAAAATGCCCCAAAAGGAGATGGAGGAGGCCGTGCGTTGGGAGGCGGAGCGCTACATTCCCTTCCCCATTGACGAGGTGGTCCTGGACTTCGCCCCCCTGGACCCCCTGGCCGAGGTGCCGGAAGGGGAGCAGGTGGAGGTCATGGTGGCGGCAGCCCGTCAGGAGGCGGTGGCCTCCCTCATCGAGGCCCTCAGGGGGGCAGGCCTCATCCCTGTGGTGCTGGACGTGAAACCCTTCGCCGGGCTTTACCCCTTGGAAGGGGAGCTCATCAGGGACCCGGAGGGGGTAGCGGTAGCGATAGAGATCGGGGCCGAGAGCACCAGCCTGGTCCTTTCCAAAGGGGACCGCCCCTTGGCGGTGCGGGTCCTGACCCTCTCGGGGAAGGATTTCACCGAGGCCATCGGCAAGAGCTTCGGCTTGGACCACCTTAGCGCCGAGGAGGTGAAGCGCACCTACGGCTTGGCCACCATCCCCACTGAGGACGAGGAGCTCCTCCTGGACTTTGACGTGGAGCGGGAGCGCTATAGCCCGGCGCGCATTTACGACGCCATCCGCCCCGTCCTGGTGGAGCTCACCCAGGAGATCCGCCGGAGCCTGGAGTTCTTCCGGGTGCAGCTTGGGGAGGTACAGCCGGAGGTGGGCTACCTCTTTGGCGGGGGGAGCCGCCTTAGGGGGCTGGCTACCCTTCTCACGGACACCCTGGGGGTGAACTTCGTCACCCCCAACCCCTGGGAGGGCATTCAGGTGGACCCCAGGCGCTTTGACCTGGAAAGGCTGAAGGAGCTGGGCCCCGAACTCGTAGTGCCCGTGGGCCTGGCCCTGAGGGGGGTGGGTCCCCTTGATTAG
- a CDS encoding flagellar protein FliT, protein MIRLNLLPKNLRRRVESGWWGLSALLLALVVLLTLGILHYTAYTELSLAKAERDALRAEVEALRPFIEEQNRLQRERRTLEALLAIREGLRKDFVPWSEYLAAFIAQIPREGGRFPVALRSVGTRALPEEEALRQAQGGAFDGKRVRVEFNVQGEALNQSALVRFVQAFETSPRFGIEFQGASMDERGLYTFSARIGTVGGEGSAR, encoded by the coding sequence TTGATTAGGCTAAACCTCCTCCCCAAAAACCTCCGCCGCCGGGTGGAGTCCGGCTGGTGGGGGCTTTCCGCCCTTCTCTTGGCCCTGGTGGTCCTGTTGACCCTGGGTATCCTCCACTACACCGCCTACACGGAACTCTCACTGGCCAAAGCGGAGCGGGACGCCCTGAGGGCGGAGGTGGAGGCCCTGAGGCCCTTCATTGAGGAGCAGAACCGGCTGCAGCGGGAGAGGAGGACCCTCGAGGCCCTCCTGGCCATCCGCGAGGGCCTGCGCAAGGACTTCGTCCCCTGGTCGGAGTACCTGGCCGCCTTCATCGCCCAGATTCCCCGGGAGGGCGGGCGCTTCCCCGTGGCCTTGCGCTCCGTGGGCACCCGGGCCCTCCCGGAGGAGGAGGCCCTCCGGCAGGCTCAAGGAGGAGCCTTCGACGGAAAGCGGGTACGGGTGGAGTTCAACGTCCAGGGGGAGGCCCTGAACCAGTCCGCCCTGGTGCGCTTCGTCCAGGCCTTCGAGACCTCGCCGCGGTTTGGCATAGAGTTCCAAGGGGCGTCCATGGACGAAAGGGGGCTTTACACCTTCAGCGCCCGCATTGGAACGGTGGGGGGTGAGGGCAGTGCTCGCTAG